Within the Metasolibacillus fluoroglycofenilyticus genome, the region GTTAAGTAGCCTTGAATAAAGCTCTCAAAAAATGGTGAAGTTTGATAATTCCCCTGTGATTCTCCGATTGGACCGAGTGGTGTAATCACACTTTTTAGGGCAAGTGCTAAAATAATTAGCAATAAAGCAGGCGTTAAGATTTTCCCGATACGATCTACAATTTTTGTAGGATTAAACGCTAAATATAGCGTTATCACAAAAAATATAAGGGTTGTGATGAATAGGGAAAGTGGACTTTCAGCCATTTGCTGAGTTAAAAATGGTGCTTTAATTCCGATTTCATAGGATACGGCTGCTGTTCGAGGAATCGCAAAAAATGGTCCAATTGATAAATAAACAATCGATGTGAAAATAATACCGAAAAGAGGATTTACTTTACTGGATAGTTCATGTAAATCTCCTCCGCTTTTTGCTACCGTTATAACCCCAATAAGCGGTAAGCCAACCCCTGTAATTAAGAAGCCAATCATTGCGATTAAAATATGCTCACCAGCCTGTTGGCCTAATAATGGTGGGAAAATAATATTTCCAGCTCCTAAAAACAGTGCGAATAGCATGAAGCCTACAACGAGGTTTTCACGAATAAATTTCATGGTACTTTCTCTCCTTAAAATAGTGACTGACACAAGTAGTATGTATACTAGCATACACTTTTTTGGGGGGCTTGGAAATGCCATTATTAGAATTTAACGAAATGTTTCAAATAATTAATATTGATTATGTTTAGTTTACGAAAAGGCTTTTCAAAATTGTTATAAAAGAGTTGCAGCCAATACAAAAAAGTCTGAAGAAGCTGTTAAACATGTAACATTAGAAATTCGACGTAAAAACCTAAGACGTGGTCGAGTAAGACTGAAAGATCCAACAGAAGAAAGAATATTAGCTCGCTTTAATCGTAAATTAGGAGAGGGAAATGGGTTATCATCAAGCTAAATATCAAATCGAACTATTAAAAATATTATCGAGTAACTATGAATCAATAGATATAGAGTACCTTAAAGAGAAAATAGAAACAAAGCAGGAGTTAGCTATGCTAGAAGAATGGCTTAGTCAATTAGCAAGAGGTTTTAAGAAGGAGTTACCCGATGGAAGAGGGCACTGAAAAATCGATTTGTCACAAAATTTGTGAGACAAATTGATTTTTTTAATGGAAAAGCGGTCACTCCCATTTAGGACTTGAGATGGAATTATAAAATTAGCTAGACAAAATAAAAAATCACAATAAGGGCAAATAGGCTATTGTGAATAGTTATATATATTCGTTACAATAACATTAATTATAGTAAAAAGTTCGTTATATGTAATCTAGAAAGGACGGGGTTTTGAAAATGGCAAGTAAATGGCACGCTGCGGTTGCGAGTACGCTAATATTGTCAGCGCTCGTAGTACCAGCAGCAGAGGCAGCATCTTATACAGTACAAAAAGGCGACACATTGACGAAAATTGCAAAAGAACATGAACTAACAGTACAGCAATTAAAGCAATGGAATAATTTAAAATCAGATGCTATTTTCGTAAATCAAAAGCTAATGCTAGCAAGTCCAGAAGTAAAAGCAACTAAAGTGGAGAAAGTCGAAAAAGCTGTAGTTGAGGAAAAGACAACGAATGCAACTACTTATACAGTTAAGAGAGGCGATACATTAACAGTTATCGCTCAAAAAAATAATATGACAGTTGAGCAGCTAAAAGAACTGAATAAGCTGCAATCGGATTTTATCTATATTAATCAGCAGCTACAAGTAAATAACGTGGCGCAATCAAATTTAATAACGGAGCAAGTTATAACAGTTGCGCCGGGAACAAATGGACAAGCTGTTTATCACCGTGTTGTTGAACTCGCTCATGAATTGCTTGGGACACCCTATTTATTTGCTGGAAATACGATAGAGGGCTTTGATTGTAGCGGCTTTGTCAAATATGTTTATAGCAATGCGGGCTTAGATATTTCTCGTAAAAGTAGCTTAGATTATTTTTTACAGGATACAACTGCAGTAGAGGAGCCTATGCCAGGGGATGTAGTGTTTTTCAAAAATACGTACATACCAAATATTTCACATATGGGTATTTATATAGGTGAAGATCAATTTATTCATGCGGGGACAACAGGTGTTGAAATCTCTAAAGTAACTCATAGCTATTGGGCGGAGCGTTTTGTTGCGTTCAAGCGCTTTAATGGTATTGAATAATTAAATCAGACTGCTAGAAAGCTAGGAAACGAGGCTTTTTGGTAGTCCTTCTTTTTGTTAAGTAAATGCCTAAAAAGTGCGTAGAAGTACCCTTTTTGTCTCCCTGAACAAAAAGTGAAAAGTATGTACAAGCAACTGTTATAGGTTTTGAAGATGCGTTGAAAATTAAGACTAAATTAACCTATGTTATATTACAAATGTTACAAAGGTGTAAGATGAAATTAGGGGAATGTCTCTAATGTTTTACATAGAACTGCAATGTTTTTGTAAAAAAGATGTTTAAATGTTGATATAACAGGGTATAGAAGGAAGTCGTCATTTAACACAGTTTTTTATATGTGTAACTGTATTGTTACAGAACTGTAATGTTACAGTGGAGCAACTCATGTTAATCTTAGAACAGTTAAATTATCAGAAAATTATTCGGCTGTGTGGAGGATTATTAATGAGTTACAACAATATTTTACGAAATACATTATTAACATTTTTAGCAGCATTAGCTATCTTCTTATCACCTATTGGGAACGATAAAGCATCTGCTGCGGATTTTACTTCAAGCGATTTTAAATCAACAGCTCAAAAATATTTAGGTGTACCATATGCATATGGTGGTACTACATCAAGAGGCTTTGATTGCTCTGGATATGTTCGTGCTGTATTCAGTGATTTAGGCATTACTACATTACCTCGCACTTCAGCATCTATGTACAGTGTAGGAACAGAGGTTAGTAAAAACGATTTAATTCCAGGTGACTTAGTATTCTTTAATACTTCAGGTAGTGGTATTTCTCACGTAGGTGTTTACTTAGGCGGTGGCAAATTCATCCACTCCCAAACGAATATTGGTGTAAGTGTTACAGATATTAATGACAAATGGTATTGGGGTAACCGCTATGTAGGTGCAAAACGAGTTGCGAATGTTTCATTCGAATAATATTATACATACTCTATACATAGTAAAATATACAGCTAATAAAGATTGGTGCGTGAGAACTATTTCACGTGTCAATCTTTTTTATATGACCCATTTCCCAATGTATGATAGAGTGCTGTGAAATATACCATAGGACATGACTCTAGGGAGAGTTGCAAAAATATGAGGTGAGTGCCAATAGAGCACGGCAGGTCGCTGATAAAGAGGGACCGCATGCAAATAAAATTCAGCAAGTCATAACAAATGCTGAAACGCCAATAGAAACAGACCATCCACAACCCTATCAATCAAACAAAAAATGTTAGACCAAGTTAATCTCGGTCTAACATTTTGTTTTTATTGCTGTGGTACACGTGCTGTCCAGCGTGAAAGGTCAATTCCTTTTACGTTTACTAGTTGGGCAGGGAAAATAAATGTCCACGGCTTTGTTGTATTTGGCAGTACTGTTAAAACAGGGTCAAGTTTGAATGAGCCTTTTGCTACTTGCTTACCGCGCGCGTCGATAATTTCAAGTGGTAGCTGCTCTAAGTTAATTGCTTTGTCGTTACCGTTACGAATAAAGATGGATACATGTAAGCTTTTATCGTTTTGAAGCTTTGCCTGTAAGCCAGTAAAGTTGACCTCTGATTTACCTAGCTTTGGTAAGTCCTTGACGATTTTTTCTAACGCTTCTTGCTGATCCACTGGCAATTGTTTTTTCCACGTTTCATCTAAATCAAGCTGATGCCCACGTAAAGAAATTAAGTTGAAGGCAATTTTCCATTCGTCTTCTTTTGGTACTTCCTTTACACCTTCTTCAATAGAGTCTTTATCAAACTCAAATACCCAAGGGCGGGCACTTTCAGCGGGAATAATGCCTAAATCCTGAAAGTGGAACGTTTTAGACGCTAGACGCTTGTCATCCTTATCTAAAATAAGTAATTCGATTTCTCCAAGTTCAATCGGTTCTGGTAATGAAGAACGGAAAAATACTTTGACATTCCATGCACCCGTACGTGGGTTTTCTTCAATATTAATTGCTGATAGTGATAGCTGATTTGGTTTTAATGGCTGCAATTCATTTGCTAAGAAATTAAATACGTATTGTTGCTCTAATGGCACATTCCATTGTGGATGGAAGGATAATTTTGTTACGACATCACGTTCATCACCTGATTGCTTCGTATCCTTTAATAATTCCTTTGAGTCAACAGCGCTGTCTGCTCCTACTTTATCACCTTTTTTGAAAAAATCGAATAAGCCCATGTTTATAGTTCCTCCTGCTCTTCAATCATTGAAAGATTTTTCATAAATGCTACAAGTTCTTCTACAATGCTACGGCGCAGTTCCTGATAGTTTTTACCGAATAACTCTAAGCCTTCACGTTGGTAAATACGCATTGGGTCTTCTTGCTGGTAATGACGTAATCCGATACCTTCTTTTAAATGCGTCATTTGCTCTAAGTGTTTTACCCATGTTGCGTCAATATAGCTTAATACAACTTGTGGGATGACACGCATCACTTGCTCGTTGCTCTCATAGCTTTCGATAAAGTCACGTAACTCAAATACACTGCTATTCAACGAATCTAAAATTTTAGTTACTTTTGTTTCTGTTCGGTCGATAGTAACGTCTGTTAAAAATAAAGTGTTAACCGTCTGCTCCATTTTATCGAAATTCCATTCAAGCGGGTCGGCTTCCTCTGGTGCATTATCGCGTACTGCAAAATCAACCGTTTCATACATCATACGTGTAATGAGTGCAAGTAAATCTTCACCTGCTAACACTCTATCGCGTAAATCATAAATGATTTTGCGTTGGTCATTAATGACATCATCTAGCTTTAAATTGTATTCACGCATGGAGAAATGAGCACCTTCTACGATGCGCTGCGTGCGATTAATAAGCTCGATAATATCTTTATTCTCAACGCGCTTAATATCGTTGACAATCATTTTTTTACGGAACTTTTCCACATCATCTTTAGCGAAGCGTTTAAACATATCGTCCTCTATTGATAAAATAAACTGGCTTTCACCAGGGTCGCCTTGACGACCAGAGCGTCCACGTAATTGATTATCCACACGACGGCTTTCATGCTTTTCTGTACCGATAACCAAAAGACCACCAAGCGCCTCAACACCTTCACCTAAAACGATATCAGTACCTCGTCCCGCCATGTTTGTCGCAACAGTAATACGTCCTTTTTGCCCAGCCTCAGAAATAAGCTCTACTTCTTGCTCCACCGTTTTTGCGTTTAAGAGCTGGTGCGGTAAGCTATATTTTTTTAGGTACTGTGATACTTTTTCAGATTGTAAAATAGAAGTTGTACCAATTAGTACAGGCTGTCCTTTTTCATGGCGACGCAGCGTTTCTTGCGCTACATACTCATATTTGTCTTCAATTGTTTCGAAGACGATATCTGTTTGGTCGATACGTTTTCGTGGTCTATTCGTTGGAATTTGAATGACGCGCATATTGTATACTTCTAAAATTTCCTTTTCCTGAGTTTTTGCTGTACCCGTCATCCCTGACAATTTCGGATACATACGGAAATAGTTTTGAATGGTAATTTGTGCTTGTGCTTTATTTTCCTCTGTTATTTCGACGCCTTCCTTTGCTTCAATTGCTTGATGCAAGCCGTCAGATAATGTTCGGCCTTCCATAATGCGACCTGTAAACATATCCACAAGCTCAATTTTATTATCACGCACGATATAGTCAACGTCGCGCTCAAACATTACGTGGGCACGTACAGCTTGAATAACGTAGTGATAAAGTGTTTGATGCTCTAAATCGTAAAGGTTGTCAACACCAAATGCCGCCTCTACCTTTTCGATACCTTGATCTGTTAAAGAAGTGGCCTTTGTTTCGTCATCAAAATCGTAGTCCTCATCCTTTACAAAGCGCTTCGCTAGCATCGCTGCGATACGATGCAACTCTTCATTTGCCGACATTTTACCTGCAATAATAAGAGGTGTTTTTGCTTCGTCGATTAATACCGAGTCTACTTCATCGATAATCGCAAAATGATATGGGCGCTGTACTTTATCAGCAATCGAATGTGCCATATTGTCACGTAAATAGTCGAAGCCAAACTCTGTGCCGACACCGTATGTAATATCAGCATTATAAGCATCTTTTTTTGCACCTTGCTCCATCATCGGTACGTTTAAGCCGACTGTTAAGCCGAGGAAGCGGTGAATTTGTCCAATTAATTCGAAGTCGCGCTTTGCTAAATAATCATTTACAGTAATGACGTGTACGCCTTTACCTTCTAGTGCGCGCACATAAGATGGGAGGGATGCGACTAATGTTTTCCCTTCACCTGTAGGCATTTCTGCGATATTACCCTCTGTTAATACTAAACCACCGATTAATTGCACATCGAAGTGGCGCATATTTAAAATACGCTTAGATGTTTCACGAACGACAGCAAATGCGTCAGGGATAATTGCTGTAACTTCTTCGCCATTTTCAATGCGTTCTTTAAATTTCAAAGTCATGCCTTGTAGTTCTTCATCTGACATTGCAGCATATGTTGCTTCAAGTGCATTAATTTGATCTACTATTTTATAGTATCGTTTTAATTCGCGAGCACTTGTTTGCTCTTTATTCCGTTTAAAAATTGAGAACATTTTATTACGCTCCTTTAAAGTTGTCTCCTTAAAATAGCTAGCAGACACTAGCTTATTCTATCAGAAAATCAGCTATATTACTACTCATGGCTGCATGAACAATCAGTGAGAGAAAGAGGCAAAGGTATAGTTTTCACCAAATTGCAGATAATATACAGTAATTTGCGAGAGAAACGCTATATTTTGTATATTAAACGTGTTATAATTATCATGGTTTATTTAGATTCAGTATATTATCTTGGTTAGAAAAGGAAGCGGCAAATACAAAACGTCCGCCCTGCAGATAGTGAAATGAATGCTAATTGACATTTCACTAACGTGAGCAGCGATATGCTCACTAAATCTAAATAAAGCCCCCGGCGGATGTCACGGATTTTGAAGCACTTTTCCACGCTTGCTCGAAAAAATCTGGACCAATTACGCCGAGGCGTAATTGATTATGACGATTAAATTTAAGGAGGAGAGACATGATTTACGTGTCTTTAATTGTCGCGTTTATTGCGGCCATTGTACTAACTCCACTTGTGAAGCGTTTAGCCTTTCGAATAGGTGCTGTTGATGCGCCAAACTACCGTAAAGTGCATGCTCGAATTATGCCAAGGTTAGGTGGACTAGCTATTTTTGGTGCGTTTTTAATCGGAGTAGCTGTATTGCGACCAGAGAGTGAATATACGCTAGCAATTATTTTAGGAGCGACGATTATTGTTGCAACTGGTGTTATCGACGATATGTATGAAAT harbors:
- a CDS encoding C40 family peptidase; this encodes MASKWHAAVASTLILSALVVPAAEAASYTVQKGDTLTKIAKEHELTVQQLKQWNNLKSDAIFVNQKLMLASPEVKATKVEKVEKAVVEEKTTNATTYTVKRGDTLTVIAQKNNMTVEQLKELNKLQSDFIYINQQLQVNNVAQSNLITEQVITVAPGTNGQAVYHRVVELAHELLGTPYLFAGNTIEGFDCSGFVKYVYSNAGLDISRKSSLDYFLQDTTAVEEPMPGDVVFFKNTYIPNISHMGIYIGEDQFIHAGTTGVEISKVTHSYWAERFVAFKRFNGIE
- a CDS encoding C40 family peptidase, yielding MSYNNILRNTLLTFLAALAIFLSPIGNDKASAADFTSSDFKSTAQKYLGVPYAYGGTTSRGFDCSGYVRAVFSDLGITTLPRTSASMYSVGTEVSKNDLIPGDLVFFNTSGSGISHVGVYLGGGKFIHSQTNIGVSVTDINDKWYWGNRYVGAKRVANVSFE
- a CDS encoding accessory Sec system S-layer assembly protein; amino-acid sequence: MGLFDFFKKGDKVGADSAVDSKELLKDTKQSGDERDVVTKLSFHPQWNVPLEQQYVFNFLANELQPLKPNQLSLSAINIEENPRTGAWNVKVFFRSSLPEPIELGEIELLILDKDDKRLASKTFHFQDLGIIPAESARPWVFEFDKDSIEEGVKEVPKEDEWKIAFNLISLRGHQLDLDETWKKQLPVDQQEALEKIVKDLPKLGKSEVNFTGLQAKLQNDKSLHVSIFIRNGNDKAINLEQLPLEIIDARGKQVAKGSFKLDPVLTVLPNTTKPWTFIFPAQLVNVKGIDLSRWTARVPQQ
- the secA2 gene encoding accessory Sec system translocase SecA2; translation: MFSIFKRNKEQTSARELKRYYKIVDQINALEATYAAMSDEELQGMTLKFKERIENGEEVTAIIPDAFAVVRETSKRILNMRHFDVQLIGGLVLTEGNIAEMPTGEGKTLVASLPSYVRALEGKGVHVITVNDYLAKRDFELIGQIHRFLGLTVGLNVPMMEQGAKKDAYNADITYGVGTEFGFDYLRDNMAHSIADKVQRPYHFAIIDEVDSVLIDEAKTPLIIAGKMSANEELHRIAAMLAKRFVKDEDYDFDDETKATSLTDQGIEKVEAAFGVDNLYDLEHQTLYHYVIQAVRAHVMFERDVDYIVRDNKIELVDMFTGRIMEGRTLSDGLHQAIEAKEGVEITEENKAQAQITIQNYFRMYPKLSGMTGTAKTQEKEILEVYNMRVIQIPTNRPRKRIDQTDIVFETIEDKYEYVAQETLRRHEKGQPVLIGTTSILQSEKVSQYLKKYSLPHQLLNAKTVEQEVELISEAGQKGRITVATNMAGRGTDIVLGEGVEALGGLLVIGTEKHESRRVDNQLRGRSGRQGDPGESQFILSIEDDMFKRFAKDDVEKFRKKMIVNDIKRVENKDIIELINRTQRIVEGAHFSMREYNLKLDDVINDQRKIIYDLRDRVLAGEDLLALITRMMYETVDFAVRDNAPEEADPLEWNFDKMEQTVNTLFLTDVTIDRTETKVTKILDSLNSSVFELRDFIESYESNEQVMRVIPQVVLSYIDATWVKHLEQMTHLKEGIGLRHYQQEDPMRIYQREGLELFGKNYQELRRSIVEELVAFMKNLSMIEEQEEL